A segment of the Armatimonadota bacterium genome:
CTCAGGCAGAAGGTCAAGATGCAGGGCATCTCGAACGTCAAGACCCTCTGCTGCGATTTCGAGTCCGAGCCCCTGCCTGATGCCAAGTGGGATCTCATCTACAGCGTCATGACATTTCATCACATCGCCGACGTGGAAGCGCTCCTGCGCACCCTGCGAGGGATGCTCAAGCCCGGCGGAATCCTGGCCGTCGCCGATCTCGATACGGAGGATGGCGACTTCCACGCGGACAACACCGGGATCCGCCACTTCGGCTTCGACAGGCAGCACATGAGGCGGCTCTTTACGGATAGGGGTTTCAGCGGAGTGGAAGTATCCACCGCGCACAGGACTACCAAAGAGGTTGCGAGTGGTGAGACCAAGCGGTTCGCAGTGTTCCTCATCACGGGCAGTCGAGAGTGACAATAGCACCTCGGGCAGGTCTCGCGCCACGATCTGCGGAACATGTCGGCAGCGTT
Coding sequences within it:
- a CDS encoding methyltransferase domain-containing protein, which produces MTDSPKRDFDKLAETYDQPHAVKRAQAVAKAIRRQVPLDLKMDVMDLGAGTGLVALALWPFVHSIRAVDSSEGMLSVLRQKVKMQGISNVKTLCCDFESEPLPDAKWDLIYSVMTFHHIADVEALLRTLRGMLKPGGILAVADLDTEDGDFHADNTGIRHFGFDRQHMRRLFTDRGFSGVEVSTAHRTTKEVASGETKRFAVFLITGSRE